A window of the Henckelia pumila isolate YLH828 chromosome 3, ASM3356847v2, whole genome shotgun sequence genome harbors these coding sequences:
- the LOC140887104 gene encoding vesicle-associated protein 1-2-like: protein MSNGELLQIEPLELQFPFELKKQISCSLQLSNKSDNHVAFKVKTTNPKKYCVRPNTGTVVPHSSCDVIVTMQAQKEAPPDLVCRDKFLLQCVVVSPGVTAKDITPEMFNKESGNQVDECKLRVSYVPPPQPPSPVREGSEEGSSPRASVSDNGTVNQTPEFNAGSKAFVQSQDGASEVKSLINKLTEEKNSAILQNNKLQQELELLRRQGKRSNGGIPFMYVAIVGLIGILLGYLLKRT from the exons ATGAGCAACGGCGAGCTCCTCCAAATCGAACCACTCGAACTTCAATTCCCTT TCGAATTGAAGAAGCAGATCTCATGTTCCTTGCAGTTATCGAATAAATCCGATAATCATGTTGCCTTTAAG GTTAAGACCACAAATCCAAAGAAGTATTGCGTGAGGCCTAATACTGGAACGGTGGTGCCTCATTCTTCTTGTGATGTTATAG TTACTATGCAAGCCCAGAAGGAGGCTCCCCCGGATCTCGTGTGCAGGGACAAATTTCTCCTCCAATGTGTAGTCGTGAGCCCTGGAGTCACAGCAAAGGATATCACCCCGGAAATG TTCAACAAAGAATCAGGGAATCAAGTTGATGAATGCAAGTTGAGGGTTTCCTATGTTCCGCCACCACAGCCACCTTCACCCGTTCGAGAGGGATCAGAGGAAGGCTCCTCACCTAGGGCATCAGTGTCGGATAATGGGACGGTGAATCAGACTCCGGAATTCAATGCT GGGTCAAAAGCGTTTGTTCAGTCTCAGGACGGTGCTTCAGAG GTCAAGTCCCTGATAAATAAACTGACGGAGGAGAAAAACTCTGCTATTCTGCAAAATAACAAGCTTCAGCAAGAACTG GAGCTGTTGAGACGTCAAGGTAAACGATCCAACGGCGGTATCCCTTTCATGTATGTTGCCATAGTTGGTTTGATTGGCATCCTCTTGGGGTATCTTTTGAAGAGAACCTGA